CCGCGGTCACCGAGCCGGCATCGATCCGCGGAACGCTCACGCCCATGCTGCGCACGGCGTTGTCGATCGTGAACATCTCGGTGAACGCCGGATGGGTCATCGGGTTTCCTCGCTCCGCGTCGGGCGGGTTCAGGTGTTGACCCAGGTGACGACCTCGTCGAGCGGGGCCCGGGTGGTCCGGTAGGTGTTGGTGGGGTGGTCGAGATCGGGATAGCCGAAGGAGATTCCGCACACAATGGTGCGGTCCGGTGTCAGACCGAGTTCCTCGCGCAGGACGCTGGGGAACATCGCGAGGGCGGCCTGGGCGATGCTGCCGACGCCGTGCGCGGCGGCGGCGAGCATGAAATTGCTGACGTAGCCCCCGCAGTCCACGGCGCCGTAGGGCCCCAGCGCCTCGTCGGCGTGGATGATCGCCACGTGCGGGGCGCCGAAGAAGTTGAAGTTCTGCAGCGTCTGTTGCATCTGCCGCTGGTGATCGCCGCGTTCGATGCCCAGCGCGTTGTAGAGCTGGAACCCGCTTTCGCGTCGGCGCTCGCGGTGGACGCCCCGGTATTCGCGCGGGAACGGGATGTCCGGCGAATCGTCGCGACCGCCGGACGCCGCGGCCAGCAGGGCAGCGCGGAGCCTCTCGGTCCCGGCCCCGCTGGTGATCGCGACCTGCCAGGATTGACTGTTGCACCACGAGGCCGTCAACTGGGCGGTCTCCAGGATTTGACGAATCGTCTGTTCTGCAACCGGTTCCGGTCGATAGGCGCGGTAGCTCACCCGGACCGCCAGCAACTGCGCGAGGATGTCGGCGGCGCCGGCCGGGATGTGGTCGGATCGCCGGGACTCGATGATCGATCGGACGTCGGTGGTCACAAGGATCGGGCCTTTCTGGTGCGTCGGCTCGTGCCCGGGACCGAGCCCGGGGAGGCGCGGCTCGGCCGGGGGCCGCCCGGCAAACCCAGCACGCCAGGCCAGTGTAGCGGCCGGGAGAACGCAGATTAAAAACGGAACTCGGGCAGAGGCGGCCACCTACTGCGGTCTCGCGCAAACTCGCCGCGCTCGGATGTTCCGAGCTGGGGTCGGGTTTGCCCCGCCCGGCCCCATGCCGGTTCAGCCGCCCTACAGTGTGCGCGCAGACCACCTCGGCGCGGACGGCAGTAGCCAATGCGCGTGTGTTCCTTCGCGCCGGCGATGAAGTGTGTTTAATGAACAGTAGAAAGTGCACAGTTCCCCTCGGCATGCGGGGGAGTCGGCCACGAAGGAGGCGCCCCGTGAAGACCAAAGCCGCAGTTCTGTCGGAGTTCGGTAAGCCCTGGACCATCGAGGAAGTTGACGTCGACCCGCCGGCCGCGGGTGAGGTCTTGGTGGCCTGGGAGGCCAGCGGACTGTGCCATTCGGACGAGCACCTGCGTCTCGGCGATTTCGGTGGGCCACTGCCCGAGGTCGCAATGATCGGCGGTCATGAGGGGGCGGGCCGGGTCCTGGAGGTCGGTCCCGGGGTGCGCGATCTGAAGGAGGGCGACCACGTGGTGGCGTCCTTCCTGCCGGCATGTGGCCGGTGCCGCTTCTGTGCAACCGGGCATTCGAACCTCTGCGATCTGGGCGCCTATCTCATGACGGGGACCCAGCCGGACGGCACCTTCCGTCGCCGCTGGAACGGCAAGAACGTCGGCGCAATGGCCTTCGTGGGCAGCTTCTCGCAGTACGGGTCGGTGCCGGAGGCCTCGGTGGTCAAGATCGACGACGACATCCCGTTGTCGAGCGCATGCCTGCTCGGGTGCGGCATTACGACCGGGTGGGGCTCGGCCGTCAACAGCGCGAAGGTCGGCCCCGGCGACACCGTCGTGGTCCTGGGCTGCGGCGGTATCGGCGCCGGCGCCATCCAGGGTGCGCGCCTGGCCGGCGCCGAACACATCGTGGTCGTCGAGCCGGTCGAGGCCAAGCGGGACAAGGCCGTCGAGTTCGGGGCCACGCACTTCGTCACCTCGGCTGCGGAGGCCACCGCGCTGGTCGCCGAGCTTACCCGTGGGGTGATGGCAGACTCCGCGATCCTGACGGTCGGCGTCCTCAAGGGGACGATGATCGACGAGGCGCTCAACATGGTCCGCAAGGGCGGCGCCGTTGTCATGACCGCGATCGCCCCCATCACCGACCAGGCCGTCACCATGTCGATGTGTGTGGCCACGCTGTTCCAGAAGCGCGTGCTCGGCAGCCTCTACGGTGAGGCCAACCCGCGCGCCGACATCCCGCGTCTGCTCCGGCTCTACCGCAATGGTCAATTGCTGTTGGACGAGGCGATCACCGCGCGGTACAAGCTCGAGGATGTCACCACCGGCTATGACGACATGCTCGCCGGTCGCAACATCCGAGGCGTCATGATCCACGAGCACTGATCGGAATACCCCGCGCCGCGGCCGCGATGACGTTCCACCCCAAATCGGGGAGTCATCGCGGCCGCGTTCTCGGTGGTGCATGACGTGGTGCAGCCGGGGTTCGCGTCCGGCCGTGTCCCGTTGCACCCGCGCCCACACTCAGGTGGATCCGGTCAGCACCGAGCTCACCGAGCCGATGCGGGCCGATCGCGCCGGTGTGAGGACCTCGTCTTTTCTGTCGTGGCGGACCGCTCAGCCTGTGCGGCCGGCGCGCCGTGAAGGAGGCCCCTTCCTGGCGACGGAGTGTGCCGGCGGCCCCTTTATTTGAAGCAAGAATCGGCTACTTCGGTCGACGTGGCCGACTTGGCCATTCAGGTTGACGGCTCATCGCAGCTGGCGCCGCCCGTGCGGCAGCCGTGCGGTTGAACTGCGAGAACCTCTCATCTCGGGTTGACCATAAGTTGAGTCATGATTAAGGTGTGTGACACCAGTCATAGGGTCGGCTACCATGGGCGAAACCGGTCCATGCTGTTGTAGCCACAGTTTTTAATCAATGTTAAGGAGACTGAGGGTGGGAAGCGGTAGCAGCAACTTCGGCGGGCGGACCGCCTGACCGATGTATCCGGGAACGCACGCGAAATCCGCGCCGGAACGACCGGCCGCGATCATGGCCGGCTCGGGACGGGTCCTGACCTACGGGCAGTTGGAGGACAACTCGGCGCGCCTGGCCGCCGCGCTGCATGCCGACGGGCTGCGCCCCGGCGATGTCGTGGCGCTGCTGACGGACAACGCCGTCGAAGCGTTCGAGGTTTACTGGGCGGCGCTGCGGTCGGGGCTCTACGTCACGGCGATCAACTGGCACCTCGCCCCCGAAGAAGCCGCCTACATCGTCTCCGACAGCGGTGCCAAGGCGGTCATCTGCTCGGGCGGGGTGCGCGACCTTGGTGAACAGGTCGCCAAGTTGGTCGCCGGAGTGCAGCACCGGTACGCGTTCGGCGGACCCGTGGACGGCTACGGCAGCTACACCGAGTTGCTGGAATCGGTTGGCGACGCCCGGCTCGCCGATCAGCCGCGCGGCGGGGAGATGCTGTACTCGTCGGGGACGACGGGTCGGCCCAAGGGCATCAAGCCGCACCTGCCTCCCGGGCAGATCGACGAGGCGGGTGACCCGCTGGTCGGTCTGCTGCAACACGCGTTCGCGGTGACCGACAAGGACGTGTACCTGTCGCCGGCGCCGATCTATCACACCGCACCGCTGAAGTGGTGCGGCGGCATTCAGGCTCTGGGCGGCACGGTGGTCCTCATGGAGCGGTTCGATGCCGAGCAGGCGTTGGCGGCGATCGAGAAGTACCGCGTGACCGCGACCCAGATGGTTCCGACCATGTTCGTCCGGATGCTGCAGTTGCCTGACGAGGTGCGCGCACGATACGACGTCTCGGCGCTGCGGCTGGCGGTACACGCGGCGGCGCCATGCCCGCCGGATGTCAAGGACGCCATGATCGATTGGTGGGGGCCCATTCTCGTCGAGTACTACGGCGCCACCGAGCAGCACGGGACCACGATCATGACGGCCGCGGAGTGGCAGACCAAGCGGGGCTCGGTGGGGAGGGCCGTGCTGGGCACGCTGCACATCTGCGACGACGACGGCGTCGAACTTCCCCCCGGGCAGGTCGGCACCATCTACTTCGAGCGTGAAGTCGCGCCGTTCGTGTACCACAACGACACCGAGAAGACGGCCGAGTCCCGGCACCGCGAACACGACAACTGGTGCACCGTAGGCGATCTCGGCTATGTCGACGAGGACGGTTACCTGTTCCTGACCGACCGCAAAGCCTTCATGATCATCTCGGGCGGGGTGAACATCTATCCGCAGGAGATCGAGAATGTCCTGACACTGCATCCCAAGGTGTTCGACGTCGCGGTCATCGGCATACCGGACGCCGAGATGGGGGAGCAGGTCAAGGCCGTGGTGCAACTCCGCGAGGGCGTGCGTCCTTCGGACGATCTCGCGGCCGAGATCGTCGCCTACGTGCGCGAGCGCATCGCGCATTACAAGGCCCCCCGCTCAGTCGATTTCGTCGATGAGCTTCCCCGGCTGGCCACCGGAAAACTGGCCAAGCGAGTACTCATCAACCAGTACGTGGAGGCAAAGCAATGACCACTGAAACGACGCAGAGCCAGGTTGACCGCCCGGCGTTCGACCCCATCAGCATCTCCACTCTGGAGTTCTGGTCCAAGACACCCGACGAGCGGGAACCGCTGTTCAAGATCCTGCGCGACGAGCGCCCGGTCAGCTGGCACCCGCCCATCGAGGGCACCATGATGCCGCCGCCGGTGGACGGGGTCTGGGCGATCACCCGCCACGCCGATATCGAGTACGTCAGCAAGCATCCGGAGGTGTTCTGTTCCGGGCAGGGCACCCAGGTCGAAGCCATCCCCGTCGAACTGCTGGAATTGGCCGAATCGTTCCTGTCGATGGACGGCGAGAAGCATTCCAGCCTGCGGCGCCTGATCAGTTCGGTGTTCACCCCCCGGCGCCTCCAGATCATCCGTGACCAGGTGAACAACCAGGCAAGGCAGATCGTCGACGATCTGGTCAAGACCAAAGAGGGCGACTTCGTCGAGCAGGTCTCCAAGCGGCTGCCGATGTGGACCATCTACGAAATGATGGGACTGGCACCGGAACTGCGGGACGAGGTCACCCGTTACGCGGACGGCATGGTGTCGTGGGCGGACCCGGAGATCGCGGCGGGCCGCGAGCCGATGGAAGTCATCGGCCAGTCGTTGTTCGGTCTACGCACCGCCGCGATCGAACTGGCGGATCAGCGCCGCGCGAAGCCCACCGACGATCTGATGTCGCAGCTGGTCCAGGCCGAGATCGATGGGCGACGGCTGACCAACGACGAGTTGGGCGCGTTCTTCGTGTTGCTGTCGGTGGCCGGCAACGACACCACCCGCAACACCACCTCGCTCAACACGATTGCGCTGCAGCAGTTCCCCGAGCAGCGTCAGCTTTTGGTCGACGACTTCGACGGCCACATCCACACGGCGATCGAGGAGTTCGTCCGGTGGGCCACGCCGGTCATGACCTTCCGTCGCACCCTCACGCAGGACACGGTGCTGCACGGTCAGCAGCTGAGGAAGGGCGACTGGGTGCTGCTGATGTACTCGTCGGGCAACCGCGACGAACGTGCCTTCTCCGACCCCTACGCCTACGATCTGCGGCGTAAACCCAACCCCCACGTGGCTTTCGGCGGCGGCGGCCCGCACTACTGCATGGGTGCCTTCCTGGCCAAGATGCAGCTGGAGGCGATGTTCCGCGAACTCATCTTCCGGGCGCCGACCCTGCGGGTGGGCGAGCCGACGCTGCTGCGAAGCAACTTCATGCACGCGGTGAAGTCACTGCCCTACACCCTGGATTAGGAGCTCTCCCATGTCTGAGTTCGGCAACAAGCGCTACGTCGTCACCGGCGCGGCCTCCGGAATCGGTGACGCCACCGCCCGCAAGCTGATCGAGGCCGGCGCGGAGGTCGTTTCCCTGGACCGCAACATTCCGAGCGCACCGGTCAGCCGGCACATCGACGTGGATCTGGCGAATCCACGCAGCATCGATGCCGCCGTCGAGCAACTCGACGGGTCCTACGACGGGTTGATGAACATCGCCGGGATCCCGGGGACAGCACCGGGAGATCTGGTCATTGCCGTCAACAGCCTGGCGGTGCGGCACCTGACCGAGGCGTGCCTCGGACGGCTCACGCCGGGCAGCGCCGTCACCATCGTCTCCTCGACGGCCGGATTCGATTGGCCCGAACGGTTGGAGGCCATCCGCGAGTTGCTGGCGACCGACTCGTTCGAAGCCGGGGCGGCGTGGTTCAAGGAACACCCGCAGCCGGGCAACGCCTACAACTTCTCCAAGATGGTCACCACGGTCTACACCATGTCGATGGGCCTGGCCGCGGCGCAGCAGGGGCTGCGCATCAACGCGGTGCTGCCGGGCCCGGTGGAGACGCCGATCCTGGTCGACTTCGAGGAATCCATGGGTAAAGAAACCCTCGACGGGGTCAAGGGATTGGTCGGTCGGCACGCCACCCCCGACGACATCGCCGACGTGGTGTTGTTCCTGGCCTCGGATGCCGCTCGGTGGATCAACGGCCAAGCCATCGCGGTCGACGGCGGCATCACCGGCGCGATCGCCTCCGGCGTCGTGCCCAAGCCCGAAATCTGAGGGGTGTCATGACTATTCACGCTGATTACCGCGACGCGGCCACGTCCGGCGCGCGTGACGAGTTGCAGTCGGTATTCGCCACCGGCCGGACCAAGCCGCTGCAGTGGCGGCTGGCGCAACTCGCCGGCATCGAGCGGTTGTGTCAAGAACAGGAGGCGGCCATCGCGGAGGCGCTGGCCGCCGACCTGGGAAGGTCCGCGGTCGAAGCCTGGCTCGGCGACATCGCCTCCACGGTTGCCGAGGCCGCGTACGCACGCAAGAACCTCAAGAAGTGGATGCGCCGCAAGCGCGTCGGTTTACCGCTGGCCCAACGGCCCGGAAGCGGCTGGGTGCAGTACGACCCGTTGGGTGTCGTCCTGATCATCGGGCCGTGGAACTATCCGCTCTACCTGAGTCTGGGGCCGCTGGTCGCCGCCGTCGCGGCGGGCAACTGCGCCGTGGTGAAGCCGTCCGAGTTGGCGCCGGCCACGTCGGCGCTGCTGGCCCGGCTGATCCCCAGGTATCTCGACGGGGATGCCATCAAGGTGATCGAGGGCGACGCGGGGACCACGCAGTCCCTGCTGGCACAGGGCTTCGACCACGCCTTGTTCACCGGCGGCACGGAGGTCGGCCGCAAGATCATGGCGGCGGCCGCGCCCACCCTGACCCCGGTCACGCTCGAACTCGGCGGCAAGAGCCCGGTGATCGTCACCGCCGACGCCGACTTGGACGTCGCCGCACGGCGGATCGCCTGGGTGAAACTGCTCAACTCGGGCCAGACCTGCATTGCCCCGGACTACGTTCTGGTCGACCGCACCGTTCGGGACGAGTTGGTGGCCAAGATCGTCGAGACCATCCGCGCGTTCCGGGCCGGTGACTCGCCGTCGTTGCGCATCGTCAACGAGCGCCAGTTCGACCGCCTCGCATCCCTGATCGCCACCGCGAGCGGCAAGGTGGTTGCCGGCGGCGGCTCGAACCGGGCGGAGCTCCGGATCGAACCGACCGTGATCGTCGACCCGGCGCCGAGTGACCCTTTGATGGGCGAGGAGATCTTCGGTCCCATCCTGCCGATCCTGACGATCGAATCGACGGACGCGGCAGTGAAGTTCATCAACGCGCGGCCCAAGCCGCTGGCGTTGTACGTCTTCACGAAGTCGACGCAAACCGGCCGGCGATTGATCGACGCGATTCCTTCCGGCGGCGCGGTCATCAATCACCTGGCCATGCATTGCCTGGTGCCGCAGCTGCCCTTCGGTGGGGTGGGGGACAGCGGCATGGGCGCCTACCACGGTAGGTGGGGTTTCGAGGCGCTCAGTCACCGGCGAGCCGTGCTGGCCAAGCCCGCCAAGCCGGATCCGTCGCTGGTGTATCCGCCCTACACCGAGCGCGCGCTCAAGATCATGAGGAGGTTGTTCTGATGGCGGTTCGAGTTGACACCAGCAAGTGTTCCGGGATCGGCCTGTGCGAGGTCACCGCGCCCGCGGTGTTCGAAGTCGGCGACGACGGCCAAGCGCATGTTCTCGACGAGAACCCGCCCGCCTCGGAGAGACCCGCTGTCGAGGAAGCGATTTCGAACTGCCCGACCGTGGCCCTGTCGATGGACTGAGATCGACCTTGAGATCGCGCGTTCCGAATAGATCATCCAGCCCAAGCGAGTTTCCGTGACCTTCGTCATCACCCAGAACTGCTGCAACGACGCCAGTTGCGTCCCCGTCTGCCCGGTCGACTGCATCCGACCGGTGCCTTCGGCCGACGGCAGCGACTCGACCATGCTCTACATCGATCCCGCGTCGTGTGTGGATTGTGGTGCTTGCGAGGCCGAATGCCCGGTCGGCGCCATCTACCACGAGGATGAGCTCCCCGGTCCGCAGACGGTTTTCCTGGACATCAACGCCCAGTATTTCGCGGACCGCCCGCTACGGGCGCGCGCGGCGGACCCCGAGCCCCCTCGCCGCGACGTGGAGCCGGGCGCCCTGCGGGTGGCGATCGTGGGCACCGGACCGGCGGCGTGCTACGCCGCAACGGAGTTGATGCGCACCGCCGGTGTCGAAGTCAACATGTTCGAGCGGTTGCCGACGCCGTTCGGACTGATCCGCTCCGGCGTGGCCCCCGATCACCAACGCACCAAGGGCGTCGTCGCGCTGTTCGAACCGGCTTTGACGCATCCGAATCTGCGCTGCTACTTCAATGTCGCGGTGGGAGAGGACATCTCGCACGAGGAGCTGCTCGAGCACCACCACGCCGTCATCTACGGCGTGGGGGCCTCATCGAGTCGGACGCTGGGCATCCCCGGTGAGGAGTTGCCCGGGAACCACGCCGCCGCCGACGTTGTCGGCTGGTACAACGGCCACCCGGACCACGCCGGCGACTCCATCGACGTGTCCACGCGTCGAGCGGTCATCATCGGCAACGGCAACGTCGCCCTCGACGTCGCCAGGGTCCTGCTCGGCACGACCGAGCAGCTGGCCGCCACCGATATCGCCGAGCATGCGTTGCGGCACTTGGCCGAGAGCCGCATCGAAGAGGTGGTGATCGTGGGTCGCCGCGGTGTCGCCGACGCGGCCTTCACCATCGGTGAGTTCATCGCGGTCGGCGAGTTGGCCGGCGTGGACATCGTCATCGCCGGCGACATCGGGGAACGGCCCGACTCCGACTTCGACGGGGCGTTGAAGTTCGATACCGCCGAAACCTATGCCCGCCGTACCCCGGTGAGCGGCAACAAGCGTCTGGTGTTCCGGTTCGGGACGACTCCGGTCGAGGCGGTGGGAGCAGAGCGGGTGGAGGGACTGCGGGTCACCCCCACCCGCGGGGACGGCGGTCCGGGCGACGAGGTCATCGAGACCGGCCTGATCCTTCGCTCCGTGGGTTACCGCGGCACGGCGATACCCGGTCTGCCCTTCGATACCGAACGCGGTGTGGTGCCCAACGAGGGAGGCCGAGTCGTCGCCGGCGACGACGCCGTGCCCGGCGTCTACGTGACCGGTTGGATCAAGCGCGGCCCGCGGGGCTTCATCGGCACCAACCGCACCTGCGCGCAGGAGACGGTTGCCCACCTCCTGGACGACTTCCGGCACGGGCGGCTGCCGACGGTTGCCGCTGCCGGAAGGGGCGTCGACGCGCTGCTCGAGCAGCGCGGGGTCAGCCCCATCGATTGGGCCGGCTGGCAGCGGATCGAGGAAGCGGAACGCCGCCGAGGCGCGGAGAACTCGCGGCCCCGCGTCAAGTTTGCCGCGGTACCCGAGCTGATCGCGGCGGCCGCGGAGTAGGCCAGAATGGACTGACGGACACGTCGCGCCCAGCAGGGTCGCCCGACCCCAAGATAGGACAGAGCTATGTCGCAGTACCTGCAGGACAAGGTCATTCTCGTCACCGGCGCCGGCAGCGGGTTCGGCAAGTTGATCTCGGAGAAGTGCGCCGCGGCCGGCGCGAAGGTCGTCGGGGTCGACGTCGACGCCGACCGGTTGAACGAGGTGTTCGACGGCATCCGCTCCGCTGGTCACCAGGGCACCACGCATGTCGCCGACGTCGCTGACATGGCGCAGGTCAAGGCGGCCGCCCAGCACGCCCTCGACACCTTCGGGGCCATCGACGTGCTGGTGAACAACGCCGGGGTGATGCCGCTGGCGTTCTTCTCCGATCACGAGCAGGCGTGGGAGAAGTGGCATCAGGCGATCGACATCAACTTCAAGGGTGTCGTCAACGGCATCTCCGCGGTGTATGACCAGATGATCGCGCAAGGGCGGGGCCATGTGGTGAACATTTCCTCGATCTACGGTAACGCCGGCCTCGAAGGCTCCGGCGTGTACAGCGCCACCAAGGCCGCCGTCGATGCCCTGTCGAACTCGCTGCGGGTCGAGGCGCAGGGCAAGATCAAGGTCTCGACGATCAAGCCCACCGGCATCCTGGG
This DNA window, taken from Mycolicibacterium sp. MU0050, encodes the following:
- a CDS encoding ferredoxin is translated as MAVRVDTSKCSGIGLCEVTAPAVFEVGDDGQAHVLDENPPASERPAVEEAISNCPTVALSMD
- a CDS encoding coniferyl-alcohol dehydrogenase, with the translated sequence MSEFGNKRYVVTGAASGIGDATARKLIEAGAEVVSLDRNIPSAPVSRHIDVDLANPRSIDAAVEQLDGSYDGLMNIAGIPGTAPGDLVIAVNSLAVRHLTEACLGRLTPGSAVTIVSSTAGFDWPERLEAIRELLATDSFEAGAAWFKEHPQPGNAYNFSKMVTTVYTMSMGLAAAQQGLRINAVLPGPVETPILVDFEESMGKETLDGVKGLVGRHATPDDIADVVLFLASDAARWINGQAIAVDGGITGAIASGVVPKPEI
- a CDS encoding acyl-CoA synthetase, which encodes MYPGTHAKSAPERPAAIMAGSGRVLTYGQLEDNSARLAAALHADGLRPGDVVALLTDNAVEAFEVYWAALRSGLYVTAINWHLAPEEAAYIVSDSGAKAVICSGGVRDLGEQVAKLVAGVQHRYAFGGPVDGYGSYTELLESVGDARLADQPRGGEMLYSSGTTGRPKGIKPHLPPGQIDEAGDPLVGLLQHAFAVTDKDVYLSPAPIYHTAPLKWCGGIQALGGTVVLMERFDAEQALAAIEKYRVTATQMVPTMFVRMLQLPDEVRARYDVSALRLAVHAAAPCPPDVKDAMIDWWGPILVEYYGATEQHGTTIMTAAEWQTKRGSVGRAVLGTLHICDDDGVELPPGQVGTIYFEREVAPFVYHNDTEKTAESRHREHDNWCTVGDLGYVDEDGYLFLTDRKAFMIISGGVNIYPQEIENVLTLHPKVFDVAVIGIPDAEMGEQVKAVVQLREGVRPSDDLAAEIVAYVRERIAHYKAPRSVDFVDELPRLATGKLAKRVLINQYVEAKQ
- a CDS encoding nitroreductase, giving the protein MPAGAADILAQLLAVRVSYRAYRPEPVAEQTIRQILETAQLTASWCNSQSWQVAITSGAGTERLRAALLAAASGGRDDSPDIPFPREYRGVHRERRRESGFQLYNALGIERGDHQRQMQQTLQNFNFFGAPHVAIIHADEALGPYGAVDCGGYVSNFMLAAAAHGVGSIAQAALAMFPSVLREELGLTPDRTIVCGISFGYPDLDHPTNTYRTTRAPLDEVVTWVNT
- a CDS encoding SDR family oxidoreductase, whose translation is MSQYLQDKVILVTGAGSGFGKLISEKCAAAGAKVVGVDVDADRLNEVFDGIRSAGHQGTTHVADVADMAQVKAAAQHALDTFGAIDVLVNNAGVMPLAFFSDHEQAWEKWHQAIDINFKGVVNGISAVYDQMIAQGRGHVVNISSIYGNAGLEGSGVYSATKAAVDALSNSLRVEAQGKIKVSTIKPTGILGTNLANSVVNEMAIVGLVGQKAMQFMENIGNVQNGSLRPEQTDPESPEYWLIRPEDLVEAVVHVIDQPWGVNLSDVTVRATGENYVY
- a CDS encoding NDMA-dependent alcohol dehydrogenase — protein: MKTKAAVLSEFGKPWTIEEVDVDPPAAGEVLVAWEASGLCHSDEHLRLGDFGGPLPEVAMIGGHEGAGRVLEVGPGVRDLKEGDHVVASFLPACGRCRFCATGHSNLCDLGAYLMTGTQPDGTFRRRWNGKNVGAMAFVGSFSQYGSVPEASVVKIDDDIPLSSACLLGCGITTGWGSAVNSAKVGPGDTVVVLGCGGIGAGAIQGARLAGAEHIVVVEPVEAKRDKAVEFGATHFVTSAAEATALVAELTRGVMADSAILTVGVLKGTMIDEALNMVRKGGAVVMTAIAPITDQAVTMSMCVATLFQKRVLGSLYGEANPRADIPRLLRLYRNGQLLLDEAITARYKLEDVTTGYDDMLAGRNIRGVMIHEH
- a CDS encoding cytochrome P450, which codes for MTTETTQSQVDRPAFDPISISTLEFWSKTPDEREPLFKILRDERPVSWHPPIEGTMMPPPVDGVWAITRHADIEYVSKHPEVFCSGQGTQVEAIPVELLELAESFLSMDGEKHSSLRRLISSVFTPRRLQIIRDQVNNQARQIVDDLVKTKEGDFVEQVSKRLPMWTIYEMMGLAPELRDEVTRYADGMVSWADPEIAAGREPMEVIGQSLFGLRTAAIELADQRRAKPTDDLMSQLVQAEIDGRRLTNDELGAFFVLLSVAGNDTTRNTTSLNTIALQQFPEQRQLLVDDFDGHIHTAIEEFVRWATPVMTFRRTLTQDTVLHGQQLRKGDWVLLMYSSGNRDERAFSDPYAYDLRRKPNPHVAFGGGGPHYCMGAFLAKMQLEAMFRELIFRAPTLRVGEPTLLRSNFMHAVKSLPYTLD
- a CDS encoding FAD-dependent oxidoreductase, whose protein sequence is MTFVITQNCCNDASCVPVCPVDCIRPVPSADGSDSTMLYIDPASCVDCGACEAECPVGAIYHEDELPGPQTVFLDINAQYFADRPLRARAADPEPPRRDVEPGALRVAIVGTGPAACYAATELMRTAGVEVNMFERLPTPFGLIRSGVAPDHQRTKGVVALFEPALTHPNLRCYFNVAVGEDISHEELLEHHHAVIYGVGASSSRTLGIPGEELPGNHAAADVVGWYNGHPDHAGDSIDVSTRRAVIIGNGNVALDVARVLLGTTEQLAATDIAEHALRHLAESRIEEVVIVGRRGVADAAFTIGEFIAVGELAGVDIVIAGDIGERPDSDFDGALKFDTAETYARRTPVSGNKRLVFRFGTTPVEAVGAERVEGLRVTPTRGDGGPGDEVIETGLILRSVGYRGTAIPGLPFDTERGVVPNEGGRVVAGDDAVPGVYVTGWIKRGPRGFIGTNRTCAQETVAHLLDDFRHGRLPTVAAAGRGVDALLEQRGVSPIDWAGWQRIEEAERRRGAENSRPRVKFAAVPELIAAAAE
- a CDS encoding aldehyde dehydrogenase family protein, which codes for MTIHADYRDAATSGARDELQSVFATGRTKPLQWRLAQLAGIERLCQEQEAAIAEALAADLGRSAVEAWLGDIASTVAEAAYARKNLKKWMRRKRVGLPLAQRPGSGWVQYDPLGVVLIIGPWNYPLYLSLGPLVAAVAAGNCAVVKPSELAPATSALLARLIPRYLDGDAIKVIEGDAGTTQSLLAQGFDHALFTGGTEVGRKIMAAAAPTLTPVTLELGGKSPVIVTADADLDVAARRIAWVKLLNSGQTCIAPDYVLVDRTVRDELVAKIVETIRAFRAGDSPSLRIVNERQFDRLASLIATASGKVVAGGGSNRAELRIEPTVIVDPAPSDPLMGEEIFGPILPILTIESTDAAVKFINARPKPLALYVFTKSTQTGRRLIDAIPSGGAVINHLAMHCLVPQLPFGGVGDSGMGAYHGRWGFEALSHRRAVLAKPAKPDPSLVYPPYTERALKIMRRLF